A region of Campylobacter armoricus DNA encodes the following proteins:
- a CDS encoding molybdopterin synthase catalytic subunit: MFELYNGSLDINEIYAKWYEFSKNQNCGALITFCGIVRDEGGISALSFDIYEPLLKNWFEKWCQRVKNDNVILMFAHSIGEVKIHESSYFAGVLSKQRKLGLKLINDFVEDFKASAPIWKYDVINGEKIYAKERSLKLKGAGILKD; encoded by the coding sequence ATGTTTGAACTATATAATGGATCTTTAGATATAAATGAAATTTATGCAAAATGGTATGAATTTTCTAAAAATCAAAATTGCGGAGCTTTAATAACATTTTGCGGCATAGTAAGAGATGAAGGTGGCATAAGTGCATTAAGCTTTGATATATACGAGCCTTTGCTTAAAAATTGGTTTGAAAAATGGTGTCAAAGAGTAAAAAATGATAATGTTATATTAATGTTTGCTCATTCTATCGGTGAAGTTAAAATTCACGAAAGCTCTTATTTTGCTGGTGTTTTAAGCAAACAAAGAAAACTAGGCTTAAAGCTTATAAATGATTTTGTAGAAGATTTTAAGGCTAGTGCTCCTATATGGAAATACGATGTTATAAATGGAGAAAAAATTTATGCAAAAGAGCGTTCTTTAAAACTTAAAGGCGCTGGAATTTTAAAGGATTAA
- a CDS encoding MoaD/ThiS family protein — translation MVKIEFLGPINKDNIEIDVKNLKQLKEILKKDESLKEWLELCAISLNDEMLFDENINFKDGDKICLLPPVCGG, via the coding sequence GTGGTAAAAATTGAATTTTTAGGCCCAATCAACAAAGATAACATAGAAATTGATGTAAAAAATTTAAAACAATTAAAAGAAATTTTAAAAAAAGACGAAAGTTTAAAAGAATGGCTAGAACTTTGTGCTATATCTTTAAATGATGAAATGCTTTTTGATGAAAATATAAATTTTAAAGATGGAGATAAAATCTGCTTACTTCCACCAGTTTGTGGAGGTTGA
- the nspC gene encoding carboxynorspermidine decarboxylase: MQIKNYLDNDFKTPAYIVEENKLRKNCELLAKVSEQSGAKILLALKGFAFSGAMDIVGEYLSGCTCSGLWEAKFAKEYMNKEIHTFSPAFKDDEIDEIIELSHHIVFNSFNQFKKFKGKASHKPLGLRCNPELSVAPKEIYNPCGRYSRLGIRAIDFENEDLTYVSGLHFHALCEESADSLELVLKAFEDKFEKYIKKMKWINFGGGHHITKQGYDVEKLINLCKNFSDKYGVQVYLEPGEAIGWQCGTLVASVVDIIKNEKDIAILDTSSEAHMPDTIIMPYTSEVLNARILSSRDGEKYNELSKDEFAYLLGGNTCLAGDIMGEYAFKDKLKIGQKIVFLDQAHYSIVKNTTFNGVILPNLMFLDKNGRLNMVREFGYENYSKRN; encoded by the coding sequence ATGCAAATTAAAAATTATTTAGATAATGATTTTAAAACGCCAGCTTATATAGTAGAAGAAAATAAGCTGAGAAAAAATTGCGAACTTTTAGCTAAAGTAAGTGAGCAAAGCGGTGCAAAAATTTTACTTGCTTTGAAAGGTTTTGCTTTTTCAGGTGCTATGGATATAGTTGGTGAGTATTTATCAGGATGCACTTGTAGTGGTCTTTGGGAAGCAAAATTTGCAAAAGAATATATGAACAAAGAAATTCATACTTTTTCACCTGCTTTTAAAGATGATGAAATAGATGAGATTATAGAGCTTTCACATCATATAGTATTTAACTCTTTTAATCAGTTTAAAAAATTTAAAGGCAAAGCAAGTCACAAACCTCTTGGTTTGCGTTGCAATCCAGAGCTTTCTGTGGCCCCAAAAGAAATTTATAATCCTTGTGGAAGGTATTCAAGACTCGGTATCCGTGCTATTGATTTTGAAAATGAAGATTTAACTTATGTAAGCGGACTTCATTTTCATGCTTTATGTGAAGAAAGTGCTGATTCTTTAGAGCTAGTTTTAAAAGCTTTTGAAGATAAATTTGAAAAATATATTAAAAAAATGAAATGGATAAATTTTGGTGGCGGTCATCATATAACTAAGCAAGGTTATGATGTAGAAAAACTTATAAATCTTTGTAAGAATTTTTCTGATAAATACGGAGTGCAAGTATATCTTGAACCAGGAGAAGCTATTGGATGGCAATGTGGTACTTTGGTAGCAAGTGTAGTAGATATAATAAAAAATGAAAAAGATATAGCTATTTTAGATACTTCAAGTGAAGCTCATATGCCAGATACCATAATAATGCCTTATACTAGCGAAGTTTTAAATGCAAGAATTTTATCAAGTCGTGATGGTGAAAAATATAATGAGTTATCAAAAGATGAATTTGCATATTTGCTCGGTGGTAATACTTGTTTAGCAGGAGATATAATGGGAGAATATGCTTTCAAAGATAAGTTAAAAATAGGTCAAAAGATAGTATTTTTAGATCAGGCTCATTATTCCATAGTAAAAAATACAACATTTAATGGCGTTATTTTACCAAATTTAATGTTCTTAGATAAAAATGGAAGATTAAATATGGTTAGAGAATTTGGATATGAGAATTATTCAAAAAGAAACTAA
- a CDS encoding formate dehydrogenase subunit gamma, whose amino-acid sequence MLALLACFNFLFAQDMFDAKNTQIWDVQRVLNIESYQNFGALWTKLQGEYIASAVLIILIVVISAFALHYMVIGPKKFSHDGKKIYAFSVFERLFHFVAAISWIILVPTGLIMIFGSYFGGGFFVRMCKNLHGIATILFIISIIPMLLCWIKRMLPASYDLRWMMIVGGYLSKEKRPVPAGKFNFGQKSWYYIAVFGGFVMIITGAFMFFLDFNSTSLQSFFGVSHIDILRASAIIHNILGILCAVFFAIHIYMAVFAIKGSIHSMINGYKEEEEVYILHSYWYKELSDKKQINPSFTYDSKTKF is encoded by the coding sequence ATGTTGGCTCTTTTAGCCTGTTTTAACTTTCTATTTGCTCAAGATATGTTTGATGCAAAAAACACTCAAATTTGGGATGTTCAAAGAGTGTTAAATATAGAAAGTTATCAAAATTTTGGTGCCTTGTGGACTAAATTGCAAGGTGAGTATATTGCAAGTGCTGTTTTGATTATACTTATAGTGGTTATTTCGGCTTTTGCATTACATTATATGGTTATAGGACCAAAGAAATTTTCCCATGATGGTAAGAAAATTTATGCTTTTTCAGTATTTGAAAGATTGTTTCATTTTGTAGCGGCAATTTCTTGGATTATACTTGTGCCAACTGGACTTATAATGATTTTTGGCTCATATTTTGGTGGAGGATTTTTCGTAAGAATGTGTAAAAACTTACATGGTATCGCTACTATTTTGTTTATCATTTCTATTATTCCTATGTTATTGTGTTGGATTAAAAGAATGCTACCTGCAAGTTATGATTTAAGATGGATGATGATAGTTGGCGGTTATTTAAGTAAAGAAAAACGCCCCGTTCCGGCAGGTAAATTTAATTTTGGACAAAAATCTTGGTATTATATAGCAGTTTTTGGTGGTTTTGTGATGATAATTACCGGTGCATTTATGTTTTTCCTTGATTTTAATTCTACTTCACTTCAGTCATTTTTTGGGGTTTCTCATATAGATATTTTAAGAGCTTCAGCTATTATACATAATATCCTAGGAATTTTATGTGCAGTATTTTTTGCCATTCATATTTATATGGCTGTATTTGCTATTAAAGGAAGTATCCATTCTATGATTAATGGTTATAAAGAAGAAGAAGAAGTTTATATTTTACATTCTTATTGGTATAAAGAATTAAGTGATAAAAAGCAAATCAATCCATCTTTTACTTATGATTCGAAAACAAAATTTTAA
- a CDS encoding TorD/DmsD family molecular chaperone, which translates to MIEDIDLSRKYFYEFFSKAFNFIDESEFEIWHEQILVLAQNPLDDSLKPDFEKLGACDFTSFKEEQNGVFFDFSYVNVPISASFYDEGRDDGKMKIQACDIIRKTKFRKNEECKQSEDEFGFLFAFMASIIEYDLKIAQQLFRFVINPVVDEFIEKLQIHKNSNLYISIANIMKVFFQNERAYLEVQAPAKREGKSIADEALQRLPYEPRLPTKFSKTNIEELSKL; encoded by the coding sequence ATGATTGAAGATATCGATCTTTCGCGTAAATATTTTTATGAATTTTTTTCAAAAGCTTTTAATTTTATTGATGAAAGTGAATTTGAAATTTGGCACGAGCAAATTTTAGTTTTAGCTCAAAATCCTTTAGATGATAGTTTAAAACCTGATTTTGAAAAGCTTGGCGCGTGTGATTTTACTAGTTTTAAAGAAGAACAAAATGGGGTTTTTTTTGATTTTTCTTATGTAAATGTTCCAATCAGCGCTTCTTTTTATGATGAGGGTAGAGATGATGGTAAAATGAAAATACAAGCTTGTGATATTATCAGAAAAACAAAATTTAGAAAAAATGAAGAATGCAAACAAAGTGAAGATGAATTTGGATTTTTATTTGCTTTTATGGCAAGTATTATAGAATATGATTTAAAGATAGCTCAGCAATTATTTCGCTTTGTAATTAATCCTGTTGTTGATGAATTTATAGAAAAACTTCAAATTCATAAAAACTCAAATCTCTATATATCCATAGCAAACATTATGAAAGTTTTTTTTCAAAATGAAAGAGCTTATTTAGAAGTACAAGCGCCTGCTAAAAGAGAAGGTAAAAGCATTGCTGATGAAGCTTTACAAAGACTTCCTTATGAACCGAGGCTTCCAACCAAATTTAGCAAAACAAACATAGAAGAACTAAGTAAATTATAA
- a CDS encoding twin-arginine translocation signal domain-containing protein: protein MEANQRRDFLKKSLKIGALGVVAGASVSALAKEDCQEQNSVVLGKSTKKEILYKKTMHWEKYYKIAY, encoded by the coding sequence ATGGAGGCTAACCAAAGAAGAGATTTTTTAAAAAAATCTTTAAAAATTGGTGCTTTAGGTGTGGTAGCTGGTGCAAGTGTTAGTGCTTTAGCTAAAGAAGACTGCCAAGAACAAAATAGTGTAGTTTTGGGTAAAAGTACAAAAAAAGAGATACTTTATAAAAAAACTATGCACTGGGAAAAGTATTACAAAATAGCTTATTAA
- a CDS encoding formate dehydrogenase subunit alpha, with the protein MALARRNFLKLAGIASLGSAAFGSENKAIRAASEQEVANPYPDSKIVRTICSICSAGCGIKAEVQDGVWVRQENAIEHPISQGSHCCKGIDQIDLTKSKQRIKYPMKKENGKWVRLTWEQAINEIGDKMLEIRKENGPDSVMFLGSAKFNNQQAYYFRKFAAFWGTNNIDHVARIUHSATVAGVANTWGYGAMTNHFGDVTKHSKMMIIFGANTAVANPIGFKHLLQAKDRNNAKLVVVDPVFTKTAVHADEYVRIRPGTDIALVYGMLHLIFKNSWEDKELIKTRTYGVEEIKAEAAKWTPEIVEDVTGVPATQLEKITRMLATIKPATLFWALGITQHSVGSSNTRILAILQLVLGNIGKPGAGTNIIRGHDNVQGATDMGCLADTLPAYYGLDDNAWNHFSNVWNVEREYLNSRFYSKEWMHEKGFSLAKWWQGVLHEEKTYSNSPIRVLWVQGTGITSMAHTVKIQEALKKLDMIVIAEPFVNEVAVLADRPDGIYIIPASTQFETEGYVTATNRAMQWRSQVVKPIYESKEDQEIMFAFAKKFGFYKEYTRGMKMELKDHKLIQTRDDNDDNFIWPDDATREMSNGLLSIGLRGISAERLRKHQQNWEHFDPDTQRGLGGEVKGEYYGLPWPCWDKQHPGTSIMWNTDIPYEEGGMGFRNRFGLEHDGHSQLADDSFTPKGCKVKGGYPQITKENIEKVFNIKLSDKEKELMGASWSTDISGIILEKCREKSACCLGNARARMKVWEFADPIPLHREPIHSPRWDLVKKYPTWGDQEKNFRVESKFISEQQKTDWSKEFPTIISSMRLVNLSGAGMLERTSKYLAAITPEMFANVHPELALKYGINDGDMMWIHSPQGTKIKVKCVHNHSVTPDRICLPYNFAGIMQGVDLSYNYPEGTKPYTIGESSNTVTNYGFDINTQISEFNAGLCRLEKA; encoded by the coding sequence ATGGCATTGGCAAGAAGAAATTTTCTAAAGCTTGCTGGTATTGCTAGTCTTGGAAGTGCAGCTTTTGGTAGTGAAAATAAAGCTATTAGAGCTGCTAGTGAGCAAGAAGTAGCAAACCCTTATCCAGATTCTAAGATTGTAAGAACAATCTGTAGTATCTGTAGTGCAGGCTGTGGAATCAAAGCAGAAGTACAAGATGGAGTTTGGGTGCGTCAAGAAAACGCTATAGAACATCCTATTTCACAAGGATCGCACTGCTGTAAAGGGATAGATCAAATTGATCTTACTAAATCAAAACAGCGTATTAAATATCCTATGAAAAAAGAAAACGGCAAATGGGTGCGTTTGACTTGGGAGCAAGCTATCAATGAAATTGGTGATAAAATGCTTGAAATCCGTAAAGAAAATGGACCCGATAGTGTTATGTTTTTAGGTTCGGCTAAATTTAATAACCAACAAGCTTATTATTTTAGAAAATTTGCAGCATTTTGGGGTACTAATAATATAGACCACGTTGCTAGAATTTGACACAGCGCAACAGTCGCCGGTGTGGCGAATACATGGGGTTATGGCGCTATGACAAATCATTTTGGTGATGTGACTAAACACTCAAAAATGATGATTATTTTTGGTGCAAATACTGCTGTGGCAAATCCTATTGGATTTAAACACTTATTGCAAGCAAAAGATCGTAATAATGCTAAATTAGTAGTTGTAGATCCTGTATTTACAAAAACTGCAGTACATGCTGATGAATATGTAAGAATTCGTCCAGGAACTGATATAGCTTTAGTTTATGGTATGCTTCATTTAATATTCAAAAACAGTTGGGAAGATAAAGAATTAATCAAAACTAGAACTTATGGGGTTGAAGAAATAAAAGCAGAAGCTGCAAAATGGACTCCAGAGATTGTAGAAGATGTAACAGGTGTTCCAGCTACTCAACTTGAAAAAATTACAAGAATGTTAGCTACAATCAAACCTGCTACGCTATTTTGGGCTTTAGGTATTACTCAACACTCAGTAGGTAGTTCTAATACAAGAATTCTAGCTATCTTGCAACTCGTTCTTGGTAATATAGGCAAACCAGGTGCGGGAACAAACATCATCAGAGGTCATGATAATGTTCAAGGTGCTACTGATATGGGTTGTTTAGCTGATACTTTACCAGCTTATTATGGACTTGATGATAATGCTTGGAATCATTTTTCTAATGTATGGAATGTAGAAAGAGAGTATTTAAATTCAAGATTTTATTCTAAAGAATGGATGCATGAAAAAGGCTTTTCACTAGCAAAATGGTGGCAAGGTGTTTTACATGAAGAAAAAACTTATTCAAACTCACCTATTAGAGTGCTTTGGGTGCAAGGAACGGGTATTACTTCTATGGCACATACGGTAAAAATTCAAGAAGCACTTAAAAAGCTTGATATGATAGTAATTGCTGAGCCTTTTGTAAATGAAGTAGCAGTTTTAGCAGATCGTCCTGATGGTATTTATATTATTCCTGCTTCAACTCAATTTGAAACAGAAGGTTATGTGACTGCAACTAACCGTGCTATGCAATGGCGTTCTCAAGTAGTAAAACCAATTTATGAAAGTAAAGAAGATCAAGAGATTATGTTTGCTTTTGCTAAAAAATTCGGTTTTTATAAAGAATACACTCGTGGCATGAAAATGGAATTAAAAGATCATAAACTTATACAAACAAGAGATGATAATGATGATAATTTCATATGGCCTGATGATGCTACAAGAGAAATGAGCAATGGTCTTTTAAGCATAGGTTTAAGAGGTATTTCAGCTGAGCGTTTAAGAAAGCATCAACAAAATTGGGAACATTTTGATCCTGATACTCAAAGAGGTCTTGGTGGAGAAGTTAAGGGTGAGTATTATGGTTTACCTTGGCCTTGTTGGGACAAGCAACATCCGGGAACTTCTATCATGTGGAATACAGATATTCCTTATGAAGAAGGTGGTATGGGCTTTAGAAATCGCTTTGGTTTAGAACATGATGGACATTCTCAGTTAGCAGATGATAGTTTTACTCCAAAAGGATGTAAAGTTAAAGGCGGATACCCACAAATTACTAAAGAAAATATCGAAAAAGTGTTTAATATCAAACTAAGCGATAAAGAAAAAGAGCTAATGGGTGCTAGTTGGAGCACAGATATTTCAGGTATTATCTTAGAAAAATGTAGGGAAAAAAGTGCTTGTTGTTTAGGTAATGCAAGAGCTAGAATGAAAGTTTGGGAATTTGCTGATCCTATTCCACTACATAGAGAGCCTATACACTCACCGCGCTGGGATTTGGTTAAAAAATATCCTACTTGGGGTGATCAAGAGAAAAACTTTAGGGTTGAAAGTAAATTTATTAGTGAGCAGCAAAAAACAGATTGGAGTAAAGAGTTTCCAACTATTATTTCAAGTATGCGCTTAGTAAATTTAAGTGGTGCGGGTATGCTTGAGCGAACTAGTAAATATCTTGCAGCTATTACACCTGAGATGTTTGCTAATGTACATCCTGAACTTGCTTTAAAATATGGTATCAATGATGGTGATATGATGTGGATTCACTCTCCACAAGGGACTAAAATCAAAGTAAAATGTGTTCATAATCATTCTGTAACGCCTGATAGAATTTGCTTACCTTATAATTTTGCAGGTATTATGCAAGGGGTAGATTTAAGTTACAATTATCCAGAAGGAACTAAACCTTATACTATAGGTGAGAGTTCAAATACTGTTACCAACTATGGTTTTGATATTAATACGCAAATTTCTGAATTTAATGCAGGACTTTGCAGACTTGAGAAAGCGTAA
- the fdh3B gene encoding formate dehydrogenase FDH3 subunit beta, which translates to MARMKFYVDNNRCISCFACQVACSSAHEVPVGINRRKVITLNDGIEGKEFSTTIACQHCTDAPCEQVCPVKCFYIRADGIVLHDKKTCIGCGYCLYACPFGAPQFPRDGAFGIKGEMDKCTMCAGGPEPTNSYEERELYGQNRIAEGKVPMCAAVCSTNALLVGDAAEVSAMYRKRVLLKGQNLGLDAK; encoded by the coding sequence ATGGCTAGAATGAAATTTTATGTAGATAATAATCGCTGTATTTCTTGCTTTGCTTGTCAAGTAGCTTGTTCAAGTGCTCATGAAGTACCAGTAGGTATTAATAGAAGAAAAGTAATTACTTTAAATGATGGTATAGAAGGAAAAGAATTTTCAACAACCATTGCGTGTCAGCATTGTACTGATGCACCATGTGAGCAAGTTTGTCCTGTGAAATGCTTTTATATTAGAGCTGATGGTATTGTTTTGCATGATAAAAAAACTTGTATAGGTTGTGGATATTGTCTTTATGCATGTCCATTTGGTGCGCCACAATTTCCAAGAGATGGTGCTTTTGGTATCAAAGGAGAAATGGATAAATGTACTATGTGCGCAGGTGGTCCAGAGCCTACAAATTCTTATGAAGAAAGAGAACTTTATGGACAAAATCGTATTGCAGAAGGTAAAGTACCTATGTGTGCTGCGGTTTGTTCTACAAATGCACTTTTAGTTGGTGATGCAGCTGAAGTTAGTGCTATGTATAGAAAAAGAGTTTTGCTCAAGGGTCAAAATTTAGGACTTGATGCAAAATAA
- a CDS encoding winged helix-turn-helix domain-containing protein has protein sequence MEELILQIQQNLDENNKLTCKKALDLLKQHSKEDLQNAIKDLNVKILDCELGQFGKLSKNIARSEILELLENKLDQNRKINCKDALECAANFNIEDVRATLKTYKIDVKYCELGCFKEKKGKKFHIKSKIWVENSEGELLFGKGKTDILELVGECGSISQAAKQLGINYKKAWLYIQDLEKNMKEELLIAKKGRGIDSGSKLTPRAYELIKNFKILQQDVEEYTNKRFRELFFKKNQEKDKT, from the coding sequence ATGGAAGAGCTAATTTTACAAATTCAACAAAATCTTGATGAAAATAATAAACTTACTTGTAAAAAAGCACTAGATCTTTTAAAGCAGCATTCTAAAGAAGATTTGCAAAATGCCATTAAAGACTTAAATGTAAAAATTTTAGATTGCGAATTGGGTCAGTTTGGTAAATTAAGTAAAAATATAGCAAGAAGTGAAATTTTAGAACTTTTAGAAAACAAATTAGATCAAAATCGAAAAATAAATTGTAAGGATGCTTTAGAGTGTGCTGCTAATTTTAACATAGAAGATGTAAGGGCCACACTTAAAACTTATAAAATTGATGTTAAATATTGTGAGCTTGGTTGCTTTAAAGAAAAAAAAGGTAAAAAATTTCATATCAAAAGTAAAATTTGGGTGGAAAATTCTGAAGGAGAATTGCTTTTTGGTAAAGGTAAGACAGATATTTTAGAATTAGTGGGAGAATGTGGAAGTATTTCTCAAGCAGCTAAACAACTAGGAATTAATTATAAAAAAGCATGGCTTTATATACAAGATTTAGAAAAAAATATGAAAGAAGAATTACTCATTGCTAAAAAAGGTAGAGGAATTGATTCTGGCAGTAAGCTTACTCCAAGAGCTTATGAGTTAATTAAAAATTTTAAAATTTTACAACAAGATGTAGAAGAATACACAAATAAGCGTTTTAGGGAATTATTTTTCAAGAAAAATCAAGAAAAAGACAAAACTTAA
- the yedF gene encoding sulfurtransferase-like selenium metabolism protein YedF: MKIDCRDLACPRPVIETKKALEELKENENLEILLNSQASKENVTRFLKSLNLEFSIEDVNDESIISIIKDFNLTQAQEQNLQEYNVLFLKSDKVGDGELGKNLMLGFLKTLKDLPNKPKKILCVNDSVLINTDCSHMAFEAMKELENLGIEIYSCGACLEFFGKSADLKIGKIGNAYEILNELFGKAKIISL; encoded by the coding sequence ATGAAAATTGATTGTAGAGATTTAGCTTGTCCGCGTCCTGTGATAGAAACAAAAAAAGCTTTAGAAGAATTAAAAGAAAATGAAAATTTAGAAATTCTTTTAAACTCCCAAGCTTCCAAAGAAAATGTAACGAGATTTTTAAAATCTTTAAATTTGGAATTTAGCATTGAAGATGTAAATGATGAGAGTATTATTAGCATCATAAAAGATTTTAATTTAACACAAGCCCAAGAGCAAAATTTGCAAGAATACAATGTTTTATTTTTAAAAAGTGATAAGGTGGGCGATGGAGAACTTGGAAAAAATTTAATGTTAGGATTTTTAAAAACTTTAAAAGATTTACCTAATAAACCTAAAAAAATTCTTTGCGTTAATGATAGCGTTTTGATTAATACTGATTGTTCTCATATGGCTTTTGAAGCTATGAAAGAGCTTGAAAATTTAGGGATTGAGATTTATAGTTGCGGAGCTTGTTTAGAATTTTTTGGCAAAAGTGCAGATTTGAAAATAGGTAAAATAGGTAATGCTTATGAAATTTTAAATGAACTTTTTGGAAAGGCTAAGATTATCTCTTTATGA
- the selD gene encoding selenide, water dikinase SelD, whose translation MIYKDQKLTQYVKAAGUAAKLDSVGLDKILGILKPHKNILSSIGNNEDASVYKLNEDLALVQTLDFITPVVDSAYHFGAIAAANALSDAFAMGAEVINALNIVGFDTCHFGNEILLEVLEGARAKVEEAGAVLVGGHTIENDEFIFGLSVTGIIHPKKFIANNNAKDGDVILLTKPIGSGIISTAIKANLLEKEKILKAVDQMSFLNVYASRILKRFKSLNALSDVTGFGLLGHLKEMLNKNIMIEVYKNEIPLMDGVLSMANMGIIPAGAYKNKDSLKSWVENLNENDKDIVFFDPQTSGGLLAAMSEKEANEAIKVLKDENIEAKIIARCVKNTHNYLLLR comes from the coding sequence ATGATATATAAAGATCAAAAATTAACTCAATATGTTAAAGCTGCGGGTTGAGCTGCCAAATTAGACTCGGTGGGTCTTGACAAAATACTTGGCATTCTAAAACCGCATAAAAATATTTTAAGTAGTATTGGCAATAATGAAGATGCTAGTGTTTATAAGCTAAATGAAGATTTGGCTTTGGTGCAAACACTTGATTTTATTACCCCAGTGGTTGATAGTGCATATCATTTTGGTGCTATAGCTGCTGCTAATGCTTTAAGTGATGCATTTGCAATGGGTGCTGAAGTGATTAATGCTTTAAATATCGTAGGTTTTGATACTTGTCATTTTGGAAATGAAATTTTACTTGAAGTTTTAGAGGGTGCTAGAGCTAAGGTTGAAGAAGCAGGAGCTGTTCTAGTGGGTGGTCATACTATAGAAAATGATGAATTTATTTTTGGTCTTAGTGTGACAGGTATAATACATCCTAAAAAATTTATAGCGAATAATAATGCAAAAGATGGTGATGTAATTTTACTTACTAAGCCTATAGGCAGCGGTATTATTAGTACCGCTATAAAAGCTAATCTGCTAGAAAAAGAAAAGATTCTAAAAGCAGTAGATCAAATGAGTTTTTTAAATGTATATGCAAGTCGTATATTAAAAAGATTTAAAAGTTTAAATGCTTTAAGTGATGTGACAGGTTTTGGTCTTTTGGGGCATTTAAAAGAAATGTTAAATAAAAATATTATGATTGAGGTATATAAAAATGAAATTCCCTTAATGGACGGAGTCTTATCAATGGCTAATATGGGAATTATTCCTGCAGGGGCTTATAAAAATAAAGATAGTTTAAAATCTTGGGTTGAAAATTTAAATGAAAATGATAAAGATATAGTTTTTTTTGATCCTCAAACTTCAGGAGGACTTTTAGCTGCTATGAGTGAAAAGGAAGCTAATGAAGCTATAAAAGTTCTAAAAGATGAAAACATAGAAGCAAAAATTATTGCACGATGTGTAAAAAATACTCATAATTATTTATTATTACGCTAA